The genomic stretch ACCGCGTCCTCGCGCCAGTCCGGGCGCTGCGCCAGCGCGGCCATCGCCGCGCGCGACTCGCGGCCCTCGCCCACGCATTCGAACGGCTTGTGGTCGCCGTATTCCAGCAGCGCGTCGAAGCCCGGGATCTGCGCCGGATCGTCCAGCAGGTTGCGGCCGACGATGCCGACCAGCCGCAGCTTGGGCATGAACGGCGCCAGCGCCAGGAACACGAAATGGCACTTCGGGCAGACCCCGCACCAGCGGCTGGTGGGGCGCTCGCCGAGGATGTGGAAGTTGCGGTTGCAGCTGGAGAAATGCGCGTCGTAGCGGTCCGTCCTGGCGAACTGCCGCGCCACCGCCAGCTCCGACAACGGCCGCAGCAGCGAGTAGTAGTGCAGGTCGGCGGCGACATGCGACTGCAGGTAATCACCGAACGCGGACTCGAACGCCCAGCCCTTGGACCACTGGTGGTTGACCTCGCCGGTGCCGGGGATCTGCGAGCCGTAGCTGGCCGAGCGCTCGTTGGAGAACACCACCTGGTCGACGCCCAGCAGCACCGCGGCGAAGGCCATGATCGCCGAGTTCACCGCGGTCACCGGGATGTGGCCGTTCCACGCGCCCTGGCGGTTGAATTCGAACAGCTGCGGCGCCAGCTGGCGGCCGATGTTGAGCGTGGGCAGGCCGGTGTGCGCGGCGCAGGCGGCGATCAGCTGCGAACCGCCGATCCAGGTCACCGTCTGGGCGACGCCCTCGGCGCGCAGCGCCTCGATGCTTACCAGCGAATCCTTGCCGCCGCCAATGGCGACCAGCGCGTGCTCGCGCAGGCCGAGCCCGGGTGCGGGCAGCGAGGGCGCGGCGTCAGCCGGAAAGCGGATCCTGCCGCGCAGGTCCAGCCCGTTGCGGTAGGCGAATTCGCCCAGCCCGTTGCGGTAGACAGTCTGCAGCAACGCGGCGGTGTCGGCATCGATGGCGTAATCGTCGAGGCGGATCTCGCCCGGCACCGCCGCCTTGTAGTAGCTCACGCCGGCGATCAGGTGCAGCAGGCGCAACGCGCGCTCCGCGGCGGTGGCGCGGGCATCGTCCAACACGAACGGCGCGCCCGGCACGGTGACCGTCTCGATCAGTTCCGGGCCGTCATCGAAGGCGTACACCAACTGCGCCACGCCGGTCTGCGCATCGAAGGCGCAGCGGACGAAGCGGAACGTGCGGATGGTGTCGCGGTTGAAAATCCAGTCGGTCATGGTTGCTCGATAGCGTTGCTGCGCGGTTCAACCGCGTCCGGAAGGACGGCTTCCGCCGGCAGCGCCCGCAGATTGTAGGCGCTGGCCATGCTGAAGCCGTAGGCGCCGGCGTCGGCGATCAGCATGACGTCGTCCGGCGCGGTGGCGGCGGGCAGCTTGACCCGGTGGCCGAACACGTCGCTGGACTCGCAGATCGGCCCGACCACGTCGAAATCGCGCTGCGCGCCATCGTCCAGCCGCGACAGGTTGTGGATGTCGTGCCACGCGTCGTAGAGCGCCGGGCGGATCAGCGCGTTCATGCCGGCGTCCAGCCCGACCCGCAGCACCTCGTCCTTCTCCACCACCTGCGTCGCGCGCGCCAGCAGCACGCCGGCTTCGGCCACCAGGAAGCGGCCGGGCTCGATCGCCAGCTGGAAGGCCGGATGCACCGCCTTGATCGCGGCCAGTCCCGCCGCCCAGGTGGGAAGGTCGAACGGCTCGTCGTCGTCGGTATAGGGAATCGGCAGGCCGCCGCCGATGTCCAGCACCTCCACGCTACCGATGCGGCGCGCGAAGCCGGCCAGTTCGTCCACCACTTCCTGCCAGTGGCCGATGGTCTCGATGCCGCTACCCAGGTGCGCGTGCAGTCCGGTGATGCGCACGTCCAGCGCGCGCGCCAGGTCCACGAATTCGTCCACCCGCTGCGCCGACAGCCCGAACTTGGCCTCCTTGCCGCCGGTGTTGACCTTCTCGTGGTGGCCGTCGCCGTGGCCGAGGTCGATCCGCAG from Thermomonas sp. XSG encodes the following:
- the murL gene encoding UDP-N-acetyl-alpha-D-muramoyl-L-alanyl-L-glutamate epimerase produces the protein MTDWIFNRDTIRTFRFVRCAFDAQTGVAQLVYAFDDGPELIETVTVPGAPFVLDDARATAAERALRLLHLIAGVSYYKAAVPGEIRLDDYAIDADTAALLQTVYRNGLGEFAYRNGLDLRGRIRFPADAAPSLPAPGLGLREHALVAIGGGKDSLVSIEALRAEGVAQTVTWIGGSQLIAACAAHTGLPTLNIGRQLAPQLFEFNRQGAWNGHIPVTAVNSAIMAFAAVLLGVDQVVFSNERSASYGSQIPGTGEVNHQWSKGWAFESAFGDYLQSHVAADLHYYSLLRPLSELAVARQFARTDRYDAHFSSCNRNFHILGERPTSRWCGVCPKCHFVFLALAPFMPKLRLVGIVGRNLLDDPAQIPGFDALLEYGDHKPFECVGEGRESRAAMAALAQRPDWREDAVVQRFARQIAPQLDAAALAIEPLLALDAEHRIPAALWERLRARFAA